Proteins from a genomic interval of Yoonia sp. GPGPB17:
- a CDS encoding aminopeptidase P family protein → MDRPQQYRFHQGEKTLPFADAEYDARLSKLRTAMAAEGVDACVFTSMHNVAYYSGFLYCAFGRPYALVVTPGESVTVSAGIDAAQPWRRSHADNITFTDWQRNNYWRVIESVTGQGKVIGYEGDHISLAQKALLDGFLKPSASKDIAPVTMVQRMHKSDAEIALIRAGAQVADVGGYAIKDAIKAGTREIDVAMAGRDAMELEIAKRFPDAEYRDTWVWFQSGINTDGAHNPVTSRQLERGDILSLNTFPMISGYYTALERTLFVQEVDSTSLKIWEANVAAHEYGMNLLKPGATCAEVTHKINAFFEERDLLQYRSFGYGHSFGVLSHYYGREAGLELREDIDTVLEPGMVISMEPMLTIPEGQAGAGGYREHDILVITEDGNENITGYPYGPDFNVVG, encoded by the coding sequence ATGGATCGTCCACAGCAATACCGTTTTCATCAGGGTGAAAAGACCCTCCCGTTCGCGGATGCCGAATATGATGCGCGCCTGTCCAAGCTGCGAACGGCGATGGCTGCCGAAGGTGTAGATGCCTGTGTTTTCACGTCGATGCACAATGTCGCCTACTACTCGGGCTTTTTGTACTGTGCGTTTGGTCGCCCATACGCCTTGGTTGTGACCCCCGGCGAAAGTGTTACTGTTAGTGCTGGCATTGACGCCGCGCAGCCATGGCGCCGCAGCCATGCAGACAACATCACATTCACAGATTGGCAACGGAACAACTACTGGCGTGTCATTGAATCTGTGACAGGGCAGGGCAAGGTGATCGGGTACGAAGGTGACCACATCAGCCTTGCGCAAAAAGCGCTGCTGGATGGGTTTTTGAAACCGAGCGCATCCAAGGATATCGCGCCGGTCACCATGGTGCAGCGCATGCATAAATCTGACGCAGAGATTGCATTGATCCGCGCAGGTGCACAGGTGGCTGACGTGGGTGGCTATGCGATCAAGGATGCGATCAAGGCAGGCACCCGCGAGATTGATGTCGCCATGGCCGGGCGTGATGCGATGGAGCTTGAGATCGCCAAACGGTTCCCGGATGCCGAATACCGCGACACATGGGTCTGGTTTCAGTCCGGTATCAACACTGATGGCGCCCACAACCCGGTCACATCGCGCCAGTTAGAACGTGGCGATATCCTCAGCCTCAATACCTTCCCGATGATTTCCGGGTATTACACCGCGCTTGAGCGGACCCTTTTTGTGCAAGAGGTGGATTCGACCAGTCTGAAGATCTGGGAGGCCAATGTCGCGGCCCATGAATACGGGATGAACCTTTTGAAGCCGGGTGCCACCTGCGCCGAGGTCACCCATAAGATCAATGCGTTCTTTGAAGAACGCGATCTGCTGCAATATCGCAGCTTTGGCTATGGTCACTCCTTTGGGGTTCTATCGCACTACTATGGCCGCGAGGCTGGTTTGGAGTTGCGCGAAGATATCGACACTGTGTTGGAGCCCGGCATGGTGATCTCGATGGAGCCGATGCTGACAATTCCGGAAGGTCAGGCAGGGGCTGGCGGTTACCGCGAGCATGACATTCTGGTCATCACAGAAGATGGCAATGAGAACATCACAGGCTACCCCTATGGCCCGGACTTCAATGTCGTTGGCTAA
- a CDS encoding HYR domain-containing protein, with translation MIQLGVSFNAPGLGITATGGSEWFFGSVDTFASPVTEADLLASCPFQNATIVSQNGADNGSYAADDFMGITFRAQPNGDPLTYEYRIGIEGVTTTVVVNERTVFTAPNVAPTANAGSNQSVQSGTQVTLDGSGSADSDGSIASYAWSRTGGTGSAADAMLNDATAENPTFTDNSLNASSSAVTHIFELVVTDDDGESSVADSVTITITPPPNTAPTANAGTDQTIPSGSLVTLDGSASSDPDTGQTLTYSWMQVGSPAVSLSDPTADMPTFTAPTLNLGDADVGLTFSLTVSDGITSSVAATVTVTVEAPADTVDPVVTVPADISVNTDPGASTAVVSYAGAMATDNVGVTSGPTLTGGLASGAAFPVGITVVTFEAADAAGNTGSASFSVTVNDNEDPIVSGPSDVVVSTDSGQNIATVTYAIPTATDNVGVASGPALTAGLASGASFPLGTTTVTYTATDAAGNAGAASFNVTVNDNEAPVVSVPANIMVATDPGQNTATVTYATPTATDNVAVTTAPALTAGLASGAIFPVGVTTVTFQAGDAAGNLGDASFTVTVTDDENPVVNVPADIAVTTDAGQSTATVTYPAPTATDNIAVTSGPTLTAGLASGAGFPVGVTVVTYQATDNEGNVGEASFNVTVTDAEDPVVSVPANIVVSADPGLTTAVVTYAAPTATDNVAVTTGPALTAGLASGAAFPTGMTTVTYQAGDAAGNTGTASFTVTVSDTEAPVITPPAAISAEAGPGGTANVSFAAVVTDNAAGSITPVYTLAGNAISSPFDFAVGANTVLVDATDAAGNMAAQQSFVVTVAAAVAPDAPLITTSVINANRSLTIGGTAEADSIVNVTFPDNSMQSVTATGGTYSVTSAADMTGGTVSVTATDAVGNTSAAATVDLFPDFDGPTVAISGAPSSISDATPFVVTITFSETVTGFVQGDLSVTGGNVTSFAGSGTTYTAQITPLGTEVVTINVAAGVAEDDFANPNEASATVSIGLGAITATEEMITQTARQRARQLIQSQPQINRFLLGGHDGRFNLSATQGAGNFDLGTASDRPIWLSARGQWSTQDDLEGAYANLTLGSHYEVREGLLIGAMAQFDTMTSDDGPMEFESTGWLVGPYAVVRLPEQDIVFSGSYLLGQTDNTLSPLGTYEDDFTGDRSILTLNVAGEVALDRVTLIPMLDLAHVRDENEAYLGGDGFEVRAITVTTTEARLGIDFIVPISMDDGALDLLGGFGANASVFDDGFIRTESDRGEVRLGARYAFGTTGQFSIMTSYDGIGDDSYEAFGASALLEFDF, from the coding sequence ATGATTCAGCTTGGCGTATCGTTTAACGCTCCAGGTCTCGGGATTACCGCAACAGGTGGTAGCGAGTGGTTTTTCGGAAGTGTGGACACCTTTGCAAGCCCGGTCACTGAAGCAGACCTTTTGGCCAGTTGTCCTTTTCAGAATGCGACCATTGTTTCGCAGAATGGTGCTGACAACGGCAGCTACGCCGCCGACGATTTCATGGGCATCACATTTCGTGCGCAGCCCAATGGCGACCCCCTCACCTATGAGTACCGAATAGGGATAGAGGGTGTCACAACAACGGTTGTTGTGAACGAAAGGACGGTATTCACAGCCCCGAACGTCGCACCTACCGCTAATGCGGGGTCGAACCAGTCTGTTCAATCCGGCACGCAAGTCACACTAGACGGTTCGGGCAGCGCTGACTCAGATGGCAGCATCGCATCCTACGCCTGGTCACGGACGGGTGGCACCGGATCGGCAGCCGACGCCATGTTGAATGACGCCACCGCCGAAAACCCGACATTTACAGACAACTCGCTCAACGCAAGCAGCAGTGCTGTGACACATATCTTTGAACTTGTTGTGACGGATGATGATGGCGAAAGCTCTGTTGCTGATTCTGTAACGATTACGATCACACCACCACCAAACACAGCACCCACTGCGAATGCCGGTACTGATCAAACGATTCCCTCTGGTTCCTTGGTTACACTTGATGGCTCTGCCTCAAGTGACCCGGACACCGGCCAAACATTGACCTATAGCTGGATGCAAGTGGGCAGCCCGGCGGTGTCTTTGTCAGATCCCACTGCAGATATGCCGACCTTCACAGCACCAACCTTAAACCTTGGCGATGCTGATGTTGGTTTAACATTCTCGTTAACCGTATCTGATGGGATCACATCCTCGGTAGCGGCAACCGTCACAGTCACGGTCGAAGCTCCCGCCGATACAGTGGACCCCGTTGTGACTGTGCCTGCTGATATCAGTGTGAACACGGATCCCGGTGCAAGTACGGCAGTTGTCAGCTATGCCGGAGCGATGGCGACAGACAATGTTGGCGTCACCAGCGGTCCTACGCTCACTGGTGGTTTGGCCTCTGGTGCTGCTTTTCCTGTTGGAATAACCGTTGTGACATTCGAGGCCGCTGACGCTGCCGGGAACACCGGTTCCGCCAGCTTTAGTGTCACCGTCAATGACAACGAGGACCCCATCGTCAGCGGACCATCCGATGTTGTTGTCTCGACGGACTCGGGCCAAAATATTGCGACTGTCACATATGCAATCCCGACAGCTACGGACAACGTAGGTGTTGCATCTGGTCCTGCATTGACGGCAGGTCTGGCCTCTGGTGCCAGCTTCCCGCTTGGCACAACGACGGTAACCTACACCGCGACCGATGCTGCCGGAAACGCTGGGGCAGCCAGTTTCAATGTTACCGTCAACGACAACGAAGCGCCGGTTGTTAGCGTCCCAGCCAATATCATGGTCGCCACTGATCCGGGCCAAAACACAGCCACCGTTACTTATGCGACGCCAACCGCCACGGACAATGTTGCTGTGACAACTGCTCCGGCGCTGACCGCCGGTCTGGCCTCTGGCGCGATATTCCCTGTCGGGGTGACGACGGTCACATTTCAGGCTGGCGATGCGGCTGGCAATCTTGGCGATGCAAGCTTCACGGTGACCGTCACAGATGATGAAAATCCGGTAGTGAATGTCCCGGCCGATATCGCCGTCACAACAGACGCTGGTCAGAGCACGGCGACGGTAACTTACCCTGCCCCCACTGCGACAGACAACATTGCCGTCACCTCTGGTCCGACGCTCACCGCTGGTCTTGCCTCTGGTGCCGGGTTCCCTGTCGGGGTTACCGTTGTGACCTATCAGGCTACCGATAACGAAGGAAATGTTGGCGAAGCCAGCTTTAACGTGACGGTGACAGATGCCGAAGATCCGGTTGTCTCAGTGCCAGCCAATATCGTAGTGTCCGCTGATCCGGGGCTGACGACAGCCGTTGTCACCTACGCTGCCCCTACGGCCACGGACAACGTTGCCGTGACAACAGGCCCGGCTTTGACAGCGGGTTTAGCGTCTGGGGCGGCATTTCCCACAGGAATGACGACGGTGACATATCAGGCCGGTGATGCGGCCGGAAACACCGGCACTGCCAGCTTTACGGTAACGGTCAGCGATACCGAGGCTCCCGTGATCACCCCACCAGCGGCGATCTCTGCCGAAGCAGGGCCCGGTGGCACGGCGAACGTCAGCTTTGCTGCTGTGGTCACCGATAACGCTGCCGGGTCAATCACACCTGTGTACACTCTGGCAGGGAATGCGATTTCCAGCCCGTTCGACTTTGCCGTTGGTGCCAATACGGTGCTGGTGGATGCAACCGATGCGGCTGGCAACATGGCTGCGCAGCAAAGCTTTGTGGTGACTGTCGCCGCAGCGGTGGCACCGGATGCACCTTTGATCACGACGTCGGTAATCAATGCAAACCGGTCCCTGACAATTGGCGGCACGGCGGAGGCTGATTCAATCGTCAACGTGACCTTCCCCGACAACAGCATGCAAAGCGTTACTGCAACGGGGGGCACATATTCGGTGACTTCAGCCGCTGATATGACGGGCGGCACGGTGTCGGTTACGGCCACCGATGCAGTTGGCAATACGTCTGCCGCGGCAACCGTTGACCTGTTCCCGGACTTTGACGGACCGACAGTGGCGATCAGTGGCGCACCTTCCAGCATCTCTGATGCGACGCCATTTGTTGTGACGATCACTTTTTCCGAAACTGTGACTGGCTTTGTGCAGGGTGATCTAAGCGTGACAGGTGGCAATGTGACGTCCTTTGCGGGGTCAGGTACGACCTACACTGCGCAAATCACGCCGTTGGGTACTGAAGTGGTTACAATCAACGTGGCCGCCGGTGTGGCCGAGGATGATTTTGCGAACCCCAATGAAGCCTCTGCAACGGTATCAATCGGCTTGGGCGCCATAACCGCAACAGAAGAGATGATCACGCAAACGGCGCGTCAGCGCGCCAGACAACTGATCCAGTCGCAGCCGCAAATCAACCGGTTCTTGTTGGGTGGTCATGATGGACGCTTCAACCTCAGCGCGACGCAAGGGGCCGGTAACTTTGATCTGGGCACCGCGTCCGACCGTCCCATCTGGCTGTCTGCGCGCGGGCAATGGAGCACGCAGGACGATCTTGAAGGCGCTTATGCCAACCTGACCTTGGGCTCACATTATGAGGTGCGTGAAGGTCTTTTGATTGGTGCAATGGCGCAATTCGACACGATGACGTCTGACGATGGTCCGATGGAATTCGAAAGCACCGGCTGGCTGGTCGGCCCCTATGCTGTGGTGCGTTTGCCCGAGCAAGATATTGTCTTCTCTGGTTCCTATCTGTTGGGTCAAACCGACAACACACTATCGCCCTTGGGTACTTACGAAGATGACTTCACAGGCGACCGCAGCATCCTGACGCTGAATGTGGCGGGTGAAGTTGCGCTGGACCGGGTCACGCTGATCCCGATGCTGGATCTTGCTCATGTCAGGGATGAAAATGAGGCCTATCTTGGCGGTGATGGTTTTGAGGTACGCGCCATCACCGTCACCACAACCGAGGCGCGGCTTGGCATCGATTTCATTGTGCCGATAAGCATGGATGACGGCGCGCTTGATCTGCTGGGTGGGTTTGGCGCTAACGCATCGGTCTTTGATGATGGGTTCATCCGGACCGAGAGCGACCGGGGCGAGGTGAGATTGGGCGCGCGCTACGCGTTCGGGACCACTGGCCAATTCTCGATCATGACCAGCTATGATGGGATCGGGGACGACAGTTACGAAGCCTTCGGTGCCAGCGCTTTGCTGGAATTCGATTTCTGA
- a CDS encoding phage tail protein: MEPFIAQIMLFGGNFAPRGWAFCDGQLLPIASNSALFSILGTTYGGDGRTSFGLPDLRGRVPMHAGTGPGLTPRQIGQRVGIEDVALSAAELPNHNHELLTAAAPAANDRASGDAIGRTSIYVNRDDSNPATLPSIALNAGTISNAGGGQAHPNMQPTLCINYIIALQGIFPSRS, from the coding sequence ATGGAACCATTTATCGCGCAAATCATGCTTTTCGGGGGCAACTTCGCCCCGCGTGGTTGGGCATTCTGTGATGGGCAGCTTTTACCCATTGCAAGTAATTCGGCGCTGTTCTCAATTCTTGGCACAACTTATGGGGGCGACGGTCGCACATCATTCGGCTTGCCCGATCTGCGTGGGCGCGTACCCATGCATGCAGGCACCGGACCCGGGTTGACACCACGTCAAATTGGACAGCGTGTCGGTATCGAGGATGTTGCCTTGAGCGCAGCAGAGCTACCCAACCACAATCACGAGCTTCTTACTGCTGCTGCGCCTGCCGCAAATGACCGTGCATCCGGCGACGCGATTGGCCGCACCTCAATCTACGTAAACCGGGACGATTCAAATCCGGCGACCTTGCCGTCGATTGCCCTGAATGCCGGTACAATCTCAAACGCGGGCGGCGGTCAAGCACACCCAAACATGCAGCCAACACTTTGCATCAACTACATCATCGCATTGCAGGGAATCTTCCCGTCGCGTAGCTAA
- a CDS encoding DUF4331 family protein — MSLRFPPCATALFCITLQASAVSASDHRDAPLTQLYPMSDIGDSFLFRGAQTGGLTMAYTLNPLSGSGAPGTLGSEEIKLDPDLIYMFRLDTDGDAIADIAYKIRVRDIEDDRQKQTVELRLAEGDDAQSNDWNGREIARGYTTALNRALEVTEGDNGELLFIGPRRDPFFFDFTTVQAPAALAIKQALAGGDNLPAEPTSIGAFGISDMTLIVLEVPGLADQALNYWAVVADRDGTSVDRMGRAGVQGIFFVDPPVGYNEDRYLPVDPDYPTVGDFNNAYNAASPDEGLSRFGDQFAFSFNRLEVEEQKLDDTVAFYAPDMLAWDPSKPAGYPNGRSFAEDAIYWTIKDINPFLYAAPDSFLPRISDQALNMEKFPYAAPSFNQAWQPGVPVRPVAPIYMD; from the coding sequence TTGTCTCTCCGTTTTCCGCCATGCGCGACAGCCCTTTTTTGCATTACTTTGCAGGCCTCAGCTGTCAGCGCATCTGACCATCGCGATGCGCCGCTGACCCAGCTTTATCCCATGTCCGATATCGGTGACAGCTTCCTATTTCGCGGGGCACAAACCGGCGGGTTAACTATGGCATATACGCTAAACCCGCTATCCGGCAGCGGCGCTCCAGGCACGTTAGGGTCTGAAGAAATCAAGCTTGATCCAGACCTGATCTACATGTTTCGCCTTGATACAGATGGCGACGCGATCGCCGATATCGCCTATAAGATCAGAGTGCGCGACATCGAGGATGACCGTCAAAAGCAGACGGTCGAGCTACGCCTTGCGGAAGGCGATGATGCACAGTCAAACGACTGGAACGGACGCGAGATTGCCCGCGGCTATACCACAGCCCTGAACCGCGCGCTTGAAGTGACTGAAGGCGACAACGGCGAATTGCTGTTCATTGGGCCAAGACGTGATCCGTTTTTCTTTGACTTCACGACAGTTCAGGCGCCTGCGGCCCTCGCTATCAAGCAAGCGCTGGCCGGGGGCGACAACCTACCGGCTGAACCCACATCCATTGGGGCGTTTGGTATCTCCGATATGACCCTGATCGTGCTCGAGGTCCCCGGACTGGCCGATCAGGCGCTGAATTACTGGGCCGTGGTGGCGGACCGGGATGGAACGTCCGTTGACCGTATGGGCCGCGCAGGCGTGCAAGGTATTTTCTTCGTCGACCCACCCGTCGGCTATAACGAAGATCGCTACCTGCCCGTCGATCCCGACTATCCAACGGTCGGCGATTTCAACAACGCCTATAATGCCGCTAGTCCTGATGAAGGATTGTCCCGCTTTGGCGATCAATTCGCCTTTAGCTTTAACCGGCTAGAAGTCGAAGAGCAGAAACTGGACGATACCGTCGCATTCTATGCCCCGGACATGCTGGCATGGGATCCGTCAAAGCCTGCTGGCTATCCCAATGGCCGCAGCTTCGCTGAGGATGCAATTTATTGGACGATCAAGGACATTAACCCGTTCCTGTACGCCGCACCTGACAGTTTCCTGCCCCGCATTTCTGATCAGGCGCTCAATATGGAGAAATTCCCTTACGCCGCACCTTCGTTCAATCAGGCGTGGCAACCTGGTGTTCCGGTACGGCCCGTAGCACCAATCTACATGGACTAG
- the katG gene encoding catalase/peroxidase HPI — MDGNPINSKSGGGCPVMHGGNTATDNAVTKWWPEALNLDILHQHDRRTDPMDEGYNHREAVKALDFAAVRADVEMLLTDRQDWWPADWGHYGGLMIRLAWHSAGSYRMGDGRGGGGAGNIRFAPLNSWPDNASLDKARRLLWPVKKKYGNALSWADLILLSGTVAYEAMGLKTFGFGFGREDIWGPEKDVYWGSENQWLAPSENRYGDLDTPGTMENPLAAVHMGLIYVNPEGVNGNPDPARTALHIRETFARMAMDDVETAALTCGGHTVGKAHGAMAGDNIGAEPEGCPVHGQGLGWNNADQDGKATNAFTSGIEGAWSKEPLKFDMGYFDYLFGYEWELTKSPAGAHQYQPVDMPEDEKPVDPTDPSVRRMPMMTDADMAMKVDPTYNEICQKFMADPDFFRDAFARAWFKLTHRDMGPRPNYYGPFVPQEELIWQDPIPAGSTDYDVDVVKAKIAESGLTAAEMIATAWDSARTFRGSDKRGGANGARIRLAPQKDWAGNEPTRLAKVLGILEPIAAAAGASIADVIVLAGNVGLEQAIKAADFDVDVPFTPGRGDASDAQTDADSFSVLEPLADGFRNWQLKEYAVSPEAMMLDRAQLLGLTAAEMTVLVGGMRVLGTNHGGNTHGVFTDRTGQLTTDFFVNLTDMALSWHPVDGGTYELRDRASGAVRFTATSADLVFGSNSILRGYAEVYAQDDNAGKFVRDFVAAWTKVMNNDRFDLVA, encoded by the coding sequence ATGGACGGCAATCCCATTAACAGTAAATCTGGTGGCGGCTGCCCCGTTATGCACGGCGGGAATACGGCCACAGATAATGCAGTGACCAAATGGTGGCCCGAGGCTCTGAATCTCGACATTCTGCATCAACATGACCGTCGGACCGACCCGATGGATGAAGGTTACAACCACCGCGAGGCCGTCAAGGCGTTGGACTTCGCGGCGGTGCGCGCAGATGTCGAAATGCTTTTGACGGATCGCCAGGACTGGTGGCCTGCTGACTGGGGCCACTACGGCGGCTTGATGATCCGCCTCGCCTGGCACTCGGCCGGATCTTATCGCATGGGTGATGGCCGTGGCGGCGGTGGTGCGGGCAATATCCGTTTTGCGCCTTTGAACTCCTGGCCCGACAACGCCAGCCTTGATAAGGCGCGCCGTCTCTTGTGGCCGGTTAAAAAGAAGTACGGCAATGCTCTGTCCTGGGCTGACCTGATCCTGCTGAGTGGTACAGTGGCCTATGAGGCAATGGGTCTGAAGACTTTTGGTTTTGGGTTTGGCCGCGAAGATATCTGGGGTCCCGAAAAGGACGTCTACTGGGGGTCCGAGAACCAATGGTTGGCCCCATCCGAGAACCGTTATGGTGATCTGGATACGCCGGGCACCATGGAGAACCCGCTGGCGGCGGTGCACATGGGTCTGATCTACGTCAACCCAGAAGGTGTGAACGGCAACCCTGATCCGGCGCGCACTGCACTGCACATCCGCGAGACGTTTGCGCGGATGGCGATGGATGATGTCGAAACAGCTGCATTGACCTGCGGCGGCCATACTGTTGGCAAGGCACATGGTGCGATGGCAGGTGACAATATCGGCGCGGAGCCCGAGGGCTGTCCCGTACACGGTCAGGGTCTGGGCTGGAACAACGCTGATCAAGACGGCAAAGCGACCAATGCTTTCACATCCGGTATCGAAGGTGCCTGGTCCAAAGAACCGCTGAAGTTCGACATGGGCTATTTCGACTATCTGTTCGGTTACGAGTGGGAGTTGACCAAATCCCCTGCTGGAGCACATCAGTATCAGCCGGTCGATATGCCAGAGGATGAAAAGCCGGTCGATCCAACGGACCCATCCGTGCGCCGCATGCCGATGATGACGGACGCTGATATGGCGATGAAAGTGGACCCAACCTACAACGAGATTTGCCAGAAGTTCATGGCCGATCCCGATTTCTTCCGCGATGCCTTTGCACGCGCGTGGTTCAAACTGACCCACCGTGATATGGGGCCACGGCCAAACTACTATGGCCCATTTGTACCGCAGGAAGAACTGATCTGGCAGGATCCAATCCCTGCTGGCAGCACCGATTACGATGTGGATGTCGTGAAGGCCAAGATCGCAGAAAGCGGCCTGACGGCTGCCGAGATGATCGCTACCGCCTGGGATAGCGCGCGGACATTCCGTGGCTCTGACAAGCGGGGCGGGGCCAATGGCGCCCGTATCCGGCTTGCTCCGCAAAAGGATTGGGCGGGTAATGAGCCGACACGCTTGGCCAAAGTGCTTGGTATTCTAGAGCCGATTGCGGCCGCTGCCGGTGCCTCGATCGCGGATGTGATCGTTCTGGCGGGCAATGTGGGTCTGGAACAGGCGATCAAAGCCGCTGATTTTGATGTCGACGTGCCCTTCACGCCGGGCCGCGGTGATGCGAGTGATGCGCAGACAGATGCTGACAGCTTTTCTGTGCTCGAGCCGCTGGCGGACGGGTTCCGCAACTGGCAGCTAAAGGAATACGCGGTCTCGCCAGAGGCGATGATGCTGGACCGCGCGCAGCTTCTGGGTTTGACAGCTGCCGAGATGACGGTTCTGGTTGGCGGCATGCGGGTGCTTGGCACCAACCATGGCGGCAACACCCACGGGGTGTTCACCGATCGCACAGGTCAGTTGACAACCGATTTCTTCGTCAACCTGACCGATATGGCGTTAAGCTGGCATCCGGTTGACGGCGGTACATACGAGTTGCGTGATCGGGCCTCTGGCGCGGTCAGGTTCACGGCGACAAGTGCTGATCTGGTGTTTGGATCAAACTCGATCCTGCGCGGTTACGCAGAGGTCTATGCCCAGGATGACAACGCTGGGAAATTCGTGCGTGACTTCGTTGCCGCATGGACCAAGGTGATGAACAATGACCGGTTCGATCTGGTTGCCTAA
- a CDS encoding hydrogen peroxide-inducible genes activator — protein MKSLTLKHLRYFEALANHGHFGRAADACMISQPALSLQIKELEGIMGGPLVERAARQIRLTALGEDLLVRAREILHRIDDLDALVRKRDSPFSGRLRIGVIPTVAPYLLPTIIRALSVRYPDLSLEPKETITQSLVNEILASRLDVAIVALPVSEPDLQEFSLFDEEFLLVRPAGDAALPVPDAAALPAMQLLLLEEGHCFRDQALSFCNATGTRARNIMEGSSLSTLVRMVSAGIGVTLIPEMARHFETRAADVSVQPFPKHPPRRTIGMVWRKTNPLSDELMEIGAMVRKASDASSVG, from the coding sequence ATGAAATCACTGACGCTCAAACACCTGCGTTATTTCGAAGCTTTGGCCAACCATGGCCACTTTGGCCGCGCCGCTGACGCCTGCATGATTTCGCAGCCCGCCTTGTCTTTGCAGATCAAGGAACTGGAGGGGATCATGGGGGGCCCGCTCGTCGAAAGGGCGGCCCGGCAGATCCGCCTGACCGCTTTGGGTGAGGATCTTTTGGTGCGTGCGCGCGAAATCCTGCATCGTATCGATGATCTTGATGCGCTGGTGCGCAAGCGCGACAGCCCTTTTTCCGGGCGCCTGCGCATTGGGGTTATCCCAACGGTTGCACCCTATTTGTTGCCAACGATTATCAGGGCATTGTCGGTCCGCTATCCTGACCTTTCACTTGAGCCAAAAGAAACCATCACGCAATCACTCGTGAATGAGATCCTGGCGTCGCGGCTTGATGTTGCCATTGTCGCCTTGCCTGTCTCGGAGCCTGATTTACAGGAATTCAGTTTATTTGATGAAGAGTTCTTGCTGGTGCGTCCGGCAGGCGACGCGGCCCTGCCCGTGCCAGATGCCGCCGCATTGCCCGCGATGCAGCTGTTGTTGCTGGAAGAAGGGCACTGCTTTCGCGATCAGGCGCTATCTTTCTGCAATGCCACTGGCACCCGTGCACGCAATATCATGGAAGGCAGTTCGCTTTCCACATTGGTTCGCATGGTCAGCGCCGGGATCGGGGTTACCCTGATCCCAGAAATGGCGCGACACTTCGAAACCCGTGCCGCCGATGTTTCGGTACAGCCTTTTCCTAAACACCCACCGCGACGTACCATCGGCATGGTATGGCGCAAAACCAACCCACTGAGCGATGAATTGATGGAAATAGGTGCTATGGTGCGCAAGGCGTCAGACGCCTCATCGGTTGGTTGA
- a CDS encoding dioxygenase family protein gives MEVTGTVRTESGAPVRGGLLEIWNANHFGRYRHIEDHSGLQLDDNFFGMGRVLTDDDGNYRFWTISPGAYLARPDIGRWRPKHIHISVSGGSSRLVTQMYFPDEPNNATDPMAILMGDGFKHNVGKPYGTPDQNVDEGFRFDIVVGGRNATFLNEGSGSKGSRYCSTLEPTPCIKIRSGGCARRSLHGPASNIRV, from the coding sequence ATCGAAGTTACCGGTACTGTCCGCACAGAAAGCGGCGCCCCTGTCCGCGGCGGCTTGCTGGAGATATGGAACGCAAATCATTTTGGCCGTTACCGTCATATCGAGGATCATTCGGGCTTACAGCTGGATGACAACTTCTTTGGGATGGGCCGTGTGCTGACAGACGACGACGGCAACTACCGGTTTTGGACCATCAGCCCCGGCGCATACCTAGCGCGCCCCGATATCGGCCGGTGGCGTCCTAAGCATATCCATATCTCGGTGAGCGGTGGATCATCACGCCTTGTGACGCAAATGTACTTCCCTGATGAGCCAAACAATGCGACCGACCCAATGGCGATCCTGATGGGGGATGGGTTTAAACACAATGTCGGCAAACCCTATGGCACCCCGGATCAAAACGTCGACGAGGGTTTTCGTTTTGATATCGTTGTTGGCGGACGCAACGCGACTTTTTTGAATGAAGGATCTGGGTCGAAGGGCTCCCGGTACTGTTCGACCTTGGAACCGACCCCGTGCATCAAGATCAGATCAGGCGGATGCGCGAGACGCTCTTTGCATGGGCCTGCTAGCAACATTCGCGTGTGA